Sequence from the Pseudomonas sp. LS.1a genome:
TTCTGCCTCGCCAGCCTTGGTGCTGCTCACCAGGCCTTGCTCGAGCGCCTGTGCGAAGTGTTGATCGAAGGCCGCGGGCAAATGCTCTACCAGGCCACCAGCAGCCGCGCGGTACTGGAAGTGCTGGGCGGTGAGGCGCCGGCAGACTGGCCCAGCGCGCGTGTCGTGCTGGCCAACCCGCACGGTTTGCATGCCCGCCCGGCAAAGGTATTGGCGCAACTGGCCAAAGGTTTCGAGGGGGAAATCCGTGTACGCCTGCTCGACAGCGCGCAGCCGGCGGTGTCGGTAAAGAGCCTGAGCAAGCTGCTCAGCCTCGGCGCCCGACGTGGCCAGGTGCTGGAGCTGGTGGCTGAGCCAGGCATCGCCGCCGATGCCTTGCCGGTGCTGCTGGCCGCCATCGAACAAGGCCTGGGCGAGGAGGTGGAGCCGTTGCCGCAGAGCGCGGCGCCCGTCGCCAGCGCAGCGGCCGAATTGCTGCAAGCGCCCGAAGCCGGTAGCCGCATCCACGGCGTGGGTGCTGCGCCCGGTATTGCCAGTGGCCCGGCGCATGTGTGTGTCGAGCGTGAATTCGACTACCCCCTGCGCGGCGAGTCGTGCGCCCAGGAGCGGCAGAAGCTGCGTGAAGCCGTGGCGACCGTGAATGGCGAGCTGCAGGCCTTGGTCCAGCGCAGCGACAAGGCCATTGGTGAAATCTTCGTCACCCATCAGGAAATGCTCGCCGACCCGGCCCTGACCGACGATGTCGAGCAGCGCCTGGGCCAGGGCGAAAGCGCCGCAGCCGCCTGGATGGCGGTGATCGAGGCGGCGGCGCGCCAGCAGGAGTCGCTGCACGATGCCTTGCTCGCCGAACGTGCTGCCGACCTGCGTGACATCGGCCGCCGCGTGCTGGCGCAGTTGTGTGGCGTGCAGGCCCAGGCTGAACCCGAGCAACCCTACGTGCTGGTGATGACCGAAGTCGGCCCGTCCGATGTCGCCCGACTGGACCCGAGCCGTGTCGCCGGTATTGTCACCGCCCAGGGCGGCGCCACCGCCCACAGCGCCATTGTCGCCCGTGCCCTGGGCATCCCGGCGGTAGTGGGCGCGGGGGCGTCGATACTGCTGCTGGACAGTGGCACGCCGCTGCTGCTCGATGGCCAGCGTGGCGTGGTCAGCGTGGCGCCGCCGGCGGATGAACTGCAACGGGCCCTGGCCGAGCGCGACCTGCGCGAGCAACGCTTGCAGGCCGCCTGGGCCAACCGCTTCGAGCCGGCGGTCACCCGCGATGGCCACGCCGTCGAGGTGTTCGCCAACATCGGCGAGAGCAACGGCATCGCCAAGGTGGTGGAGCAGGGGGCCGAAGGCGTGGGCCTGCTGCGCACCGAGCTGATTTTCATGGCCCACCCCCAGGCCCCGGACGTGGCCACCCAGGAAGCCGAGTACCGCCGCGTGCTCGATGGCCTCGACGGGCGCCCGCTGGTAGTGCGTACCCTCGATGTCGGCGGCGACAAACCGCTGCCGTACTGGCCGATCGCTGCCGAGGAAAACCCGTTCCTCGGCGTGCGCGGCGTACGCCTGACCCTGCAGCGCCCGCAGGTGATGGAAGACCAGTTGCGCGCCTTGCTGCGGGCGGCCGACCAGCGTCCGCTGCGCATCATGTTCCCGATGGTCGGCCAGGTGCACGAATGGCGTGAGGCGCGGGCCATGGTCGAGCGCTTGCGTGCCGAGATCCCGGTAGCCGACCTGCAACTGGGCATCATGGTCGAAGTGCCCTCGGCAGCGCTGCTGGCACCACAACTGGCGCGCGAAGTGGACTTCTTCAGCATCGGTACCAACGACCTGACCCAGTACACCCTGGCCATCGACCGTGGCCACCCCAGCCTCTCGGCCCAGGCCGACGGCCTGCACCCGGCGGTGCTCAACCTGATCGACATGACCGTGCGCGCCGCCCATGACCATGGCAAGTGGGTGGGTGTGTGCGGCGAGCTGGCGGCCGACCCGCAGGCGGTAGCCGTGCTGCTGGGCCTGGACGTGGACGAACTCAGCGTCGCCGCGCGCAGCATTGCCGAAGTCAAGGCCCTGGTCCGCCAGGCCGATCACCAGACGGCCCGCGCCCTGGCGCGCGAGGCCCTGCAACAGGACAGCGCCGCAGCGGTTCGCGCGCTGGTGGAGCGTTACTGAATGGCCAAGATCCTCACCCTCACCCTGAACCCGGCGCTGGATATCACCATCGGCCTGGATACCTTGCGCCCGGGGCAGGTCAACCGCAGCCAGGTACAGCACAGCCACGCCGCGGGCAAAGGGCTGAACGTTGCCCAGGTTCTGGCCGACCTGGGGCACAGCGTCACGGTTGGCGGCTTCCTCGGGCGCGATAACCTGCAGCCGTTCGAGGCGCTGATCGACTGGCGCGGCTTCGCCGACTGCTTTGTCCGCGTGCCGGGCGAAACCCGCAGCAACATCAAGCTGGTCGAGGCCGATGGCCGTGTCACCGACATCAATGGCCAAGGTCCGGAAGTTGACGAAGCGGCACGAAGTGCATTGCTGCGCCGCCTGGCGCAGATCGCCCCGGGCCACGATGCGGTGGTGGTGGCTGGCAGCCTGCCGCGCGGGATCAGCCCCGAGTGGTTCCGCCAGTTGCTCGAACAGCTCAAGGCGCAAGGCCTCAAGGTAGCCCTGGACAGCAGCGGCGAAGCCCTGCGTGCCGGCCTGCAGAGCTCGCCCTGGCTGGTCAAGCCCAATACCGATGAGCTGGGCGAGGTACTCGGCCTGGCTGTGGATAACCTGGCGCAGCAGCGCGCCGCTGCCGAGCACCTGCTGGCCAGTGGCGTCGAACACGTGGTGGTGTCGGCGGGCGAGCAGGGCGTCAGCTGGTTCGCCCGCGACCTGGCCATGCATGCTTGCCCGCCCAAGGTGCAGGTCGCCAGCACGGTGGGCGCAGGTGATTCGCTGGTGGCCGGCATGGTCCACGGTCTGCTGCTGGGCGAAGCCCCAGCGCAAACCTTGACCCGTGCCACCGCGATCGCCGCCCAGGCTGTTACCCAGGTTGGTTTCGGCATCCGTGACCGCGAGCAACTGGCGCGCCTGGAAGCCGGTGTGCAACTGACAGAACAACAAGAGGGTTGCCGATGAACATTGCCATTGTCACTGCCTGCCCCAATGGCCAGGTGTCGAGCGTGCTGAGCGCGCGCTTGCTGTCCGCCGCAGCCCAGCGGCGCGGCTGGAGTACCAGCGTCGAAGTGCAGGATGCCGGCCACCCCGAGCGGCGACTGAGCACCACGCAGATTGCCGAGGCCGACTGGGTGCTGGTGGTCAGCACCGGCCCGGTGGACCTGGCCCGTTTCGTCGGCAAGCGCGTGTACCAGAGCACGCCGTCCCAGGCTTTGGCCGACCGTGAAGGCTTCCTCGATGAAGCGGCGGCCAACGCCCAGCTGCTGGCCACAGTGCCAGGCAGCCCGGCCGAAGCAGGCAGCGCTGGCGCACGCATCGTCGCCGTCACGGCTTGCCCGACTGGCGTCGCGCATACATTCATGGCTGCGGAAGCCTTGCAACAGGCTGCGCAGCAACTGGGCTACCAGTTCACCGTCGAGACCCAGGGCTCGGTCGGTGCGCGCAACCCTTTGTCTGCCGAAGCCATCGCCGCAGCTGATGTAGTGCTGCTGGCCGCCGACATCGAAGTGCCCACCGCACGTTTCGCCGGCAAGCGCATCTACCGTTGCGGCACCGGTATCGCCCTCAAACAGGCCCGTGCCACCTTGGACAAGGCCCTGGCCGAAGCCAAGGTGGAAAACAGCAGCGATGCCGCAGCAGTGACCACGCCAGTGAGGGGCGAGAAGACCGGGGTATACAAGCATCTGCTCACCGGCGTGTCGTTCATGCTGCCGATGGTGGTGGCTGGCGGCTTGTTGATTGCCCTGTCGTTCGTGTTCGGTATCGAGGCTTATAAAGAAGCGGGCACCTTGCCGGCCGCGTTGATGCAGATCGGCGGCGAGGCTGCGTTCAAGTTGATGGTACCGCTGCTGGCGGGATATATCGCCTGGTCCATCGCCGACCGCCCGGGGCTGGCACCCGGCATGATCGGCGGCCTGTTGGCCAGTACCCTTGGCGCCGGTTTCATCGGTGGTATCGTCGCCGGCTTCCTCGCCGGTTACAGCGCCAAGGCGATTGCCCGCTGGGCGCGCCTGCCCAGCAGTCTGGAGGCACTCAAGCCGATCCTGATCATTCCGCTGCTGGCCAGCCTGTTCACCGGCCTGGTGATGATCTATGTGGTCGGCCAGCCTGTGGCGGCGATGCTGGAAGGCCTTACGCATTTTCTCGACAGCATGGGCAC
This genomic interval carries:
- a CDS encoding PTS fructose-like transporter subunit IIB: MNIAIVTACPNGQVSSVLSARLLSAAAQRRGWSTSVEVQDAGHPERRLSTTQIAEADWVLVVSTGPVDLARFVGKRVYQSTPSQALADREGFLDEAAANAQLLATVPGSPAEAGSAGARIVAVTACPTGVAHTFMAAEALQQAAQQLGYQFTVETQGSVGARNPLSAEAIAAADVVLLAADIEVPTARFAGKRIYRCGTGIALKQARATLDKALAEAKVENSSDAAAVTTPVRGEKTGVYKHLLTGVSFMLPMVVAGGLLIALSFVFGIEAYKEAGTLPAALMQIGGEAAFKLMVPLLAGYIAWSIADRPGLAPGMIGGLLASTLGAGFIGGIVAGFLAGYSAKAIARWARLPSSLEALKPILIIPLLASLFTGLVMIYVVGQPVAAMLEGLTHFLDSMGTTNAILLGLLLGGMMCVDLGGPINKAAYAFSVGLLASSSYAPMAATMAAGMVPPIGLGIASFLARRKFAQSEREAGKAALALGLCFISEGAIPFAAKDPLRVIPASVAGGALTGALSMYFGCKLMAPHGGLFVLLIPNAINHALLYLLAIVAGSLLTAVVYAVIKKSERVELAVVPVKG
- the pfkB gene encoding 1-phosphofructokinase, with product MAKILTLTLNPALDITIGLDTLRPGQVNRSQVQHSHAAGKGLNVAQVLADLGHSVTVGGFLGRDNLQPFEALIDWRGFADCFVRVPGETRSNIKLVEADGRVTDINGQGPEVDEAARSALLRRLAQIAPGHDAVVVAGSLPRGISPEWFRQLLEQLKAQGLKVALDSSGEALRAGLQSSPWLVKPNTDELGEVLGLAVDNLAQQRAAAEHLLASGVEHVVVSAGEQGVSWFARDLAMHACPPKVQVASTVGAGDSLVAGMVHGLLLGEAPAQTLTRATAIAAQAVTQVGFGIRDREQLARLEAGVQLTEQQEGCR
- the ptsP gene encoding phosphoenolpyruvate--protein phosphotransferase; this encodes MLELAKEQIAMGQKAADKAEALRLLADRLVTDGLVAEGYLQGLQARETQGSTFLGQGIAIPHGTPQTRDLVYATGVRLLQFPEGVDWGDGQMVYLAIGIAARSDEHLRLLQLLTRALGETDLAEALRRAGSAEALLKLLQGAPQELALDAQLVGLNLPAEDFDELAWRGARLLQRADCVDSGFAAVLQQAEPLPLGEGLWWLHSERQVRQPGLAFITPQQPLRYRDQPLNGLFCLASLGAAHQALLERLCEVLIEGRGQMLYQATSSRAVLEVLGGEAPADWPSARVVLANPHGLHARPAKVLAQLAKGFEGEIRVRLLDSAQPAVSVKSLSKLLSLGARRGQVLELVAEPGIAADALPVLLAAIEQGLGEEVEPLPQSAAPVASAAAELLQAPEAGSRIHGVGAAPGIASGPAHVCVEREFDYPLRGESCAQERQKLREAVATVNGELQALVQRSDKAIGEIFVTHQEMLADPALTDDVEQRLGQGESAAAAWMAVIEAAARQQESLHDALLAERAADLRDIGRRVLAQLCGVQAQAEPEQPYVLVMTEVGPSDVARLDPSRVAGIVTAQGGATAHSAIVARALGIPAVVGAGASILLLDSGTPLLLDGQRGVVSVAPPADELQRALAERDLREQRLQAAWANRFEPAVTRDGHAVEVFANIGESNGIAKVVEQGAEGVGLLRTELIFMAHPQAPDVATQEAEYRRVLDGLDGRPLVVRTLDVGGDKPLPYWPIAAEENPFLGVRGVRLTLQRPQVMEDQLRALLRAADQRPLRIMFPMVGQVHEWREARAMVERLRAEIPVADLQLGIMVEVPSAALLAPQLAREVDFFSIGTNDLTQYTLAIDRGHPSLSAQADGLHPAVLNLIDMTVRAAHDHGKWVGVCGELAADPQAVAVLLGLDVDELSVAARSIAEVKALVRQADHQTARALAREALQQDSAAAVRALVERY